In Candidatus Omnitrophota bacterium, one genomic interval encodes:
- a CDS encoding PEP-CTERM sorting domain-containing protein has protein sequence MNVDYAPVPEPASLLLLGSGLVGLLGLKRKK, from the coding sequence ATCAACGTTGATTACGCTCCGGTCCCGGAACCGGCGAGCCTTCTTCTGCTCGGTTCGGGTCTGGTAGGTTTGTTAGGGTTGAAAAGGAAAAAGTAA
- a CDS encoding LacI family DNA-binding transcriptional regulator: MSVKSLEELAQKLNISRRTISRVLKNDKNVAEETRERILKHLDKEKYFPNIHAASLASKKINVIGLVFPNDTFINTDFFAIDTIKGVARAANENNYQLMIFTQTKFDGDQCLQMYKSKLVGGLILVAISRDDTEKLEELRKQQVPVALLFAYSERADSFGCDNRKGGYVATKHLIDTGRKKIAFIHGHENWFDAEERFKGYKQALEEAGLQFRPEYVERGYFRYEDAGIVAKKFLSLDSPPDGIFAANDRMAIGAIKAVKGAGKRVPEDVAIVGFDNIPICELFDPPITTVDQPVVDIAYEAGSDLLNSINSPHRKSYTRFFDPKLIIRKSA, from the coding sequence ATGAGCGTAAAATCACTGGAAGAACTCGCGCAAAAACTTAACATCTCGCGCCGTACCATCTCGAGGGTCCTTAAGAACGACAAGAACGTGGCCGAGGAGACTCGGGAGCGCATTTTAAAACATCTCGATAAAGAGAAGTATTTCCCGAATATCCACGCCGCGAGCCTCGCTTCAAAGAAGATAAACGTAATAGGCCTTGTATTCCCTAACGATACTTTCATAAATACCGATTTCTTCGCGATAGATACCATCAAGGGAGTGGCCCGCGCCGCCAACGAGAACAACTACCAGCTGATGATATTCACGCAGACCAAATTTGACGGCGACCAATGCCTCCAGATGTATAAGAGCAAGCTGGTTGGCGGCCTGATATTGGTGGCTATCTCGAGAGACGATACTGAAAAACTCGAAGAATTAAGGAAACAGCAGGTCCCGGTAGCGCTGCTTTTCGCGTATTCCGAGAGGGCGGATTCTTTCGGCTGCGATAACAGGAAGGGCGGATACGTCGCCACGAAGCACCTCATAGATACCGGCAGGAAGAAGATAGCCTTCATCCACGGGCACGAGAACTGGTTCGATGCCGAGGAGAGGTTCAAGGGATATAAACAGGCGCTCGAAGAGGCCGGCCTCCAATTCAGGCCGGAATACGTGGAGCGCGGATATTTCAGGTACGAGGACGCCGGGATCGTCGCGAAAAAGTTCCTCTCGCTCGATTCCCCGCCCGACGGTATCTTTGCGGCGAACGACAGGATGGCTATCGGCGCGATAAAGGCCGTAAAGGGCGCAGGGAAGAGGGTCCCGGAAGATGTCGCCATAGTCGGATTCGATAATATACCGATATGCGAACTCTTCGATCCCCCGATAACCACCGTCGACCAGCCCGTAGTCGATATCGCCTACGAAGCCGGCTCAGACCTGCTCAACTCCATAAACTCCCCCCACAGGAAATCCTATACGCGTTTCTTCGATCCCAAGCTCATCATCCGCAAATCCGCTTAA
- a CDS encoding DUF116 domain-containing protein: protein MKETGKGKRLEDRLLGDEWADWQPGTKGGSPSDAPKSLFIFFSFLVLLLVLVGVWLFWYLALPRFESFGRGFTDIAGVVFCIFGSLTAAWYLAQVLSAVFRVKLAPSFIARRLPLRIFLSGAVRLAGLFGVTRDKIGNSFVKFHNDLMYATRTGKDSKKILLLLPRCLSADIRTKIKELSEKYQFVAFTAFGGDEARKAIKDHMPDAVIGVACERDLISGIQDTAPKMPVFGLANKRPEGPCKNTSVDIKELEKIVRYCLNV from the coding sequence ATGAAAGAGACAGGGAAGGGAAAGAGGCTGGAAGACAGGCTTTTGGGAGACGAATGGGCGGATTGGCAGCCGGGCACCAAGGGCGGAAGCCCAAGCGACGCCCCGAAATCGTTATTCATTTTTTTCTCTTTTTTAGTATTACTCCTTGTCTTAGTTGGAGTTTGGCTGTTCTGGTACCTTGCCCTTCCCCGCTTTGAAAGCTTCGGGCGGGGGTTTACGGATATTGCCGGGGTAGTTTTTTGTATCTTCGGCTCTTTAACGGCGGCGTGGTACCTGGCGCAGGTCTTATCGGCGGTTTTCAGGGTCAAACTCGCGCCGTCTTTTATCGCCAGGCGGCTCCCGCTGCGCATATTCCTTTCCGGAGCGGTAAGATTGGCCGGACTTTTCGGCGTAACGAGGGACAAGATAGGCAATTCCTTCGTCAAATTCCATAATGACCTTATGTACGCGACGCGGACGGGCAAGGACTCGAAGAAAATACTCCTTCTCCTGCCCCGATGCCTCTCCGCGGATATACGGACAAAGATAAAAGAGCTCAGCGAGAAGTACCAATTTGTAGCTTTCACCGCTTTCGGCGGGGACGAGGCGAGAAAAGCCATAAAGGACCACATGCCCGACGCGGTCATAGGCGTGGCGTGCGAGAGGGACCTCATCTCCGGCATACAGGATACCGCCCCGAAGATGCCGGTCTTTGGGCTAGCGAACAAGCGCCCCGAAGGGCCTTGTAAGAACACTTCTGTAGACATAAAAGAACTTGAAAAAATAGTAAGATACTGCCTTAACGTATGA
- the shc gene encoding squalene--hopene cyclase, giving the protein MSERLLNAINRAQEYLLSKQDADGYFHSNFHMDLGLEADTIFLLRFLGIRDDALEEKLVNYILARRLENGGWAIYPGGPPELNATIKNYMALKLKGFEEANQLMARDRRIISDLGGIEKSNSYNRFYLAMFGLGNWAAAPAIPPELILLPEQFPVNIYDFSAWTRTIVVPLSIIWAFRPVRPLAKNFNVDELYVNGRRMKDCGIRWDRRGISWKNLFLFLDGTIKALYKLRLAFLKGAAVKKAERWMIDRFDKSDGLCAIYPAMINSVMALSCLGYKDDHPLVKSNLDEVLRLLVHKGDRAEMQPCVSPVWDTALCAYALGISGLPKGHESMRKAGRWLLSKQVNEPGDWKVKTKEAVPGGWYFQFRNEFYPDIDDTAQVLLGLMQIDMGPEEPQKKAGFERGLGWMLKMQSRDGGFSSYDKDNNKRFLNKVPFSDHNAMLDPTCADITGRACELLGRLGYDAKKPPLKNAVKFLRREKLPDGTWYGRWGVNYIYGTFLAARGLSFSAGGPSKKELTAAAGWIYGVQNEDGGWGESALTYEDPFKKGRGPSTASQTAWALFILFAGGDYDSSAVERGINYLITSQGVNGSWEEAYFTGTGFPRVCYLRYELYSAYFPLIALSEYAANRGKMKV; this is encoded by the coding sequence ATGAGCGAGAGACTCTTAAATGCGATAAACAGGGCTCAGGAGTATCTCTTGAGCAAACAGGATGCCGACGGCTATTTCCATTCGAATTTCCACATGGACCTGGGCCTGGAGGCGGATACCATCTTCCTTTTGCGGTTCCTTGGGATAAGGGACGACGCGCTGGAAGAAAAATTGGTGAATTATATTTTAGCAAGGCGCCTCGAGAACGGGGGATGGGCTATCTATCCGGGCGGCCCTCCGGAACTTAACGCCACCATAAAAAATTATATGGCGCTTAAGCTTAAAGGATTCGAGGAGGCCAACCAGCTGATGGCGCGGGACCGCCGGATAATTTCAGACCTCGGCGGCATCGAAAAGTCCAACAGTTATAACAGGTTCTATCTCGCCATGTTCGGTCTCGGGAATTGGGCCGCGGCGCCCGCTATCCCGCCGGAACTCATATTGCTCCCGGAGCAGTTCCCGGTGAATATTTACGATTTCAGCGCGTGGACGAGGACGATCGTCGTGCCGCTTTCGATAATTTGGGCTTTCAGGCCGGTGCGTCCGCTCGCGAAAAATTTCAACGTCGACGAACTTTACGTTAACGGCCGCAGGATGAAGGATTGCGGCATACGCTGGGACCGGCGCGGGATAAGCTGGAAGAACCTTTTCCTCTTCCTGGACGGGACGATAAAGGCCTTGTATAAATTGAGATTAGCGTTCCTGAAGGGCGCGGCGGTGAAGAAAGCCGAACGATGGATGATAGATAGGTTCGACAAAAGCGACGGGCTTTGCGCGATCTATCCGGCTATGATCAATTCGGTGATGGCATTGAGCTGTCTCGGGTACAAGGACGACCACCCGCTGGTAAAGTCCAACCTGGATGAAGTCCTGAGGCTGCTCGTGCATAAGGGCGACAGGGCGGAGATGCAGCCCTGCGTCTCGCCGGTCTGGGATACCGCGCTCTGCGCATATGCCCTCGGCATATCGGGCTTACCGAAGGGCCATGAGTCGATGAGAAAAGCCGGCCGGTGGCTGCTCTCGAAGCAGGTCAACGAGCCCGGCGATTGGAAGGTCAAGACTAAAGAAGCCGTGCCAGGCGGTTGGTATTTCCAGTTCAGGAACGAATTTTACCCGGACATAGACGATACCGCGCAGGTACTGCTCGGGCTGATGCAGATAGATATGGGGCCGGAAGAACCGCAAAAGAAGGCCGGGTTCGAACGCGGCCTTGGCTGGATGCTGAAGATGCAGTCCCGGGACGGCGGATTCAGCTCTTATGACAAGGATAACAACAAACGTTTCCTAAACAAAGTCCCGTTCTCCGACCATAACGCGATGCTCGACCCGACGTGCGCGGACATAACCGGCAGGGCCTGCGAGCTGCTTGGCAGGTTAGGTTACGACGCCAAGAAACCCCCGCTTAAAAATGCCGTGAAATTCCTGAGACGTGAGAAACTGCCCGACGGGACATGGTACGGCAGGTGGGGGGTTAATTATATATACGGCACATTCCTGGCCGCGCGGGGCCTTTCTTTTTCGGCCGGAGGGCCGTCAAAAAAAGAATTAACGGCGGCAGCCGGATGGATATACGGGGTCCAGAATGAGGACGGAGGGTGGGGTGAATCGGCGCTGACTTATGAGGATCCGTTCAAGAAAGGCAGGGGGCCCTCGACCGCCTCGCAGACGGCATGGGCGCTTTTTATACTTTTTGCAGGCGGCGACTACGACAGCAGCGCCGTCGAACGCGGCATAAATTATCTTATAACGAGCCAGGGGGTAAACGGTAGCTGGGAGGAGGCTTATTTCACGGGAACGGGTTTCCCGAGGGTCTGCTACCTGCGCTATGAGCTTTATTCGGCGTATTTCCCGCTTATCGCGCTTTCCGAATACGCGGCCAACCGCGGAAAGATGAAGGTCTGA
- the hpnH gene encoding adenosyl-hopene transferase HpnH encodes MTKHIIANKIRNNKKFSLVLMLEPTFMCNLSCEGCGRIREYKRDLHKMMTVAECLKAVDECGAPIVSICGGEPLVYPYISELVEKLAKRGKYIYLCTNGLLFKDKIDTLRPSGNLMINFHIDGPEKMHDAITGLKGTYARVIEAIKSAKKKGFFVCTNTTIYRQTDINELKQLFKTLQGAGVDGFLISPAYGYPQVGEAFFFRKKELADFFRKLEPEFKKYNFLGSPLYFEFVQGKRELDCAPWSTPTRNPIGWRSPCYQLADKHFATYKELIEKTEWKKYGPKSKNPHCAECAVHCGFEPASVLEGKSFKDIMTLIGWQFS; translated from the coding sequence ATGACGAAACATATAATTGCCAACAAGATCAGGAACAACAAGAAGTTCTCGCTTGTTTTAATGCTGGAACCGACGTTTATGTGCAACCTGTCGTGCGAAGGGTGCGGCCGCATAAGGGAATATAAACGCGACCTGCACAAGATGATGACCGTCGCCGAATGCCTAAAGGCGGTGGATGAGTGCGGGGCGCCGATAGTGTCGATCTGCGGCGGAGAACCGCTCGTCTACCCGTATATATCCGAGTTGGTAGAGAAACTTGCCAAGAGGGGTAAATATATATACCTCTGCACCAACGGCCTTCTCTTTAAGGATAAGATAGACACGTTGAGGCCGAGCGGCAACCTCATGATAAATTTCCATATCGACGGGCCGGAGAAGATGCATGACGCGATAACCGGGCTTAAAGGGACATACGCGAGGGTGATCGAGGCGATAAAATCGGCAAAAAAGAAGGGTTTCTTCGTCTGCACCAATACCACCATCTACAGGCAGACTGACATAAACGAACTTAAACAGTTGTTCAAGACCCTCCAGGGCGCCGGGGTGGACGGCTTCCTGATATCGCCGGCCTACGGGTACCCGCAGGTGGGCGAGGCATTCTTCTTCCGCAAGAAGGAACTGGCGGATTTCTTCCGGAAACTCGAGCCCGAGTTCAAAAAATACAATTTTCTCGGCTCCCCGTTATATTTTGAATTTGTGCAGGGGAAGCGCGAGCTGGATTGCGCGCCCTGGTCGACGCCGACACGCAACCCGATAGGGTGGCGCTCGCCCTGTTACCAGCTTGCCGATAAGCATTTCGCCACCTACAAGGAACTTATCGAAAAGACGGAATGGAAAAAATACGGTCCTAAGAGCAAGAACCCGCACTGCGCGGAGTGCGCGGTCCATTGCGGTTTCGAACCTGCCAGCGTGCTCGAAGGAAAGTCGTTCAAAGATATAATGACGTTGATCGGCTGGCAGTTCAGTTAA
- a CDS encoding SDR family oxidoreductase: protein MILVTGSNGFVGSHVVRLLDNRGERVRCLVRKNSNLVNLIEEQPLKCDVEFAYGDLRDPDSLKKALSGVKTVYHLASYVHLWYANPKEVYDINWTGTRNLFQAALEEGVDKVVFTSTAAILKGGTKENPSDERAVLGLGKMAGHYARSKWLAYEEAVKYIKKGLPIVTVSLTTPVGEGDYNFTPPGKMILDYLNGRLPGYIDTVINYIDVGDVAAGHLLAEEKGKTGERYILGADNLTLEEVFGILSEISGRPKPKTKFSASLLLPLGFVSQKICQYVTHKEPLIPWEGLRLGGKPFAFDCSKAVKELGLPQGDVKDAFRRSAEWFYSKGYAKRGEKG, encoded by the coding sequence ATGATCCTTGTGACCGGCTCTAACGGTTTCGTGGGTTCGCACGTAGTGAGATTATTGGACAATAGGGGGGAGCGCGTCCGCTGCCTCGTGCGCAAGAATTCCAATCTCGTGAATCTCATCGAGGAGCAGCCCTTGAAATGCGATGTCGAATTCGCCTACGGCGACCTGCGCGATCCGGATTCGCTCAAGAAAGCCCTCTCCGGGGTCAAGACCGTATACCACCTGGCCTCATATGTCCATCTCTGGTACGCGAATCCCAAAGAAGTCTATGATATCAATTGGACCGGGACGAGGAATTTATTCCAGGCCGCGCTCGAAGAGGGGGTCGATAAGGTCGTCTTCACCAGCACGGCCGCCATTTTAAAAGGGGGCACAAAGGAGAACCCGTCCGACGAAAGGGCGGTATTGGGCCTGGGGAAGATGGCCGGCCACTATGCCCGCTCAAAATGGCTCGCCTACGAGGAAGCGGTCAAATATATCAAGAAAGGCCTTCCGATAGTTACAGTCAGCCTGACGACGCCGGTGGGCGAAGGGGATTACAACTTTACCCCTCCGGGAAAGATGATACTCGATTACCTTAACGGCAGGCTTCCCGGCTATATCGACACCGTCATAAATTATATCGATGTGGGGGATGTCGCTGCCGGGCACCTGCTCGCGGAAGAAAAGGGAAAGACAGGCGAGCGGTATATCCTGGGGGCCGACAACCTGACTCTTGAGGAGGTATTCGGCATTTTAAGCGAAATTTCCGGCAGGCCTAAGCCGAAGACCAAATTTTCCGCGTCGCTCTTGCTGCCGCTGGGTTTTGTATCGCAAAAGATATGCCAATATGTGACGCACAAGGAACCTCTTATCCCATGGGAAGGGTTGAGGCTCGGCGGAAAGCCGTTCGCTTTCGATTGTTCAAAGGCGGTGAAAGAACTGGGACTCCCGCAGGGCGATGTAAAGGACGCTTTCCGGAGATCCGCGGAATGGTTCTACTCGAAGGGTTACGCGAAACGGGGAGAGAAGGGATGA
- the ispH gene encoding 4-hydroxy-3-methylbut-2-enyl diphosphate reductase translates to MRILTPRKIGCCFGVNRAVKLTEEALSRGVPAYITGELVHNDAITRKLSEKGLREVKSIREVREGGMLIIRAHGISPDERAKVAVKRIEIVDATCPIVRQAQIAAKKLEEEGYQVLIVGDKDHAEIKGILGHLKEKAIVVANHKEVDQAKLKYKVGLIFQTTHSVELCRDVVAEVMRVAHEIKIINTICADIRKRQEDAVKLAQKVDLMIVVGSHHSSNTLKLKKLCHKYNKNTIQIESAKYLKPSALKGVGSVGIIGGASTPDVLIEEVKKKLKKLG, encoded by the coding sequence ATGAGGATATTGACGCCCAGGAAGATTGGGTGCTGTTTCGGCGTGAACCGCGCGGTAAAACTCACGGAAGAAGCGCTTTCGAGAGGCGTCCCGGCCTATATAACCGGAGAGCTGGTCCATAACGACGCCATTACCCGTAAACTCTCCGAAAAGGGGCTCAGGGAAGTGAAGAGCATAAGAGAGGTAAGGGAAGGCGGGATGCTTATCATACGCGCGCACGGCATCTCTCCCGACGAAAGGGCTAAGGTCGCGGTGAAGAGGATAGAGATAGTCGACGCCACCTGTCCCATTGTCAGGCAGGCGCAGATCGCGGCGAAGAAACTGGAAGAGGAGGGCTATCAGGTCCTGATAGTGGGAGACAAGGACCACGCCGAGATAAAAGGCATATTGGGCCACCTGAAGGAGAAGGCGATAGTGGTCGCGAACCATAAAGAGGTCGACCAGGCAAAATTGAAATACAAGGTCGGCCTTATCTTCCAGACGACCCATTCGGTGGAGCTCTGCAGGGATGTCGTTGCCGAGGTGATGAGGGTAGCCCATGAGATAAAGATAATCAACACCATATGCGCCGACATCAGGAAAAGGCAGGAGGACGCGGTAAAACTCGCCCAGAAAGTCGACCTGATGATAGTCGTAGGAAGCCACCACAGCTCAAATACCCTGAAGCTCAAGAAACTCTGCCATAAATACAATAAAAATACGATACAGATAGAGAGCGCGAAGTACCTGAAGCCGTCTGCGCTGAAAGGCGTAGGATCGGTCGGCATAATCGGGGGCGCGTCGACGCCGGATGTGCTCATCGAAGAAGTCAAGAAGAAGCTCAAAAAGTTGGGCTGA